A single genomic interval of Natronoarchaeum philippinense harbors:
- a CDS encoding DUF1450 domain-containing protein, translating into MTPTVECCLRNLSPACRAAARRREIDLSVAPCRERCDACRAGPFVLVDGDLQTGDEFGALLDAAIEADAADVSASHDGSDAAVASAPSGRDDAAVGAASRDDADPSGADP; encoded by the coding sequence ATGACACCGACTGTCGAGTGCTGCCTTCGCAACCTCTCCCCGGCGTGTCGCGCCGCCGCCCGGCGGCGCGAAATCGACCTCTCGGTCGCCCCCTGCCGGGAGCGCTGTGACGCCTGCCGAGCGGGACCGTTCGTGCTCGTCGACGGCGACCTCCAGACGGGCGATGAGTTCGGTGCCCTGCTCGACGCCGCAATCGAGGCAGACGCCGCGGACGTATCGGCATCCCACGACGGCAGCGATGCCGCGGTCGCATCGGCGCCCAGCGGCCGCGACGACGCCGCAGTCGGGGCGGCGTCCCGCGACGATGCCGACCCTTCGGGGGCCGATCCGTGA
- a CDS encoding DUF2171 domain-containing protein, with protein sequence MNDDTRTQPTTDDEGKAVIDASGEHIGEVSELRGETIVVDAKSSITDQIKSVLGWGQTDDAYRIDRSQIDRITDEAVHVHTTEGSGEQSDDRMGSGGRTVEDERTEHDETGREGDAASHDTAETGARPMESDERRDEPASRDDRDADDDREGLTDDELRDREEDDREGLTDDELRDAGDDDREERR encoded by the coding sequence ATGAACGACGACACACGCACGCAACCGACAACAGACGACGAGGGAAAGGCTGTGATCGACGCCAGCGGCGAACACATCGGCGAGGTCTCGGAACTGCGCGGCGAGACCATCGTCGTCGACGCAAAGTCGTCGATCACCGACCAGATCAAGTCCGTGCTGGGTTGGGGGCAGACCGACGACGCCTACCGCATCGACCGGAGCCAGATCGACCGAATCACCGACGAGGCGGTCCACGTCCACACGACCGAGGGGTCGGGCGAGCAGTCCGACGACCGGATGGGAAGTGGCGGACGGACGGTCGAGGACGAACGGACTGAGCACGACGAGACCGGACGCGAGGGCGACGCGGCGTCGCACGATACTGCCGAGACCGGCGCCCGGCCGATGGAGTCGGACGAGCGCCGGGACGAGCCAGCCAGCCGTGACGACCGCGACGCGGACGACGACCGGGAGGGACTTACGGACGACGAACTTCGGGACAGAGAAGAGGACGATCGAGAAGGTCTGACGGACGACGAACTCCGCGACGCGGGCGACGACGATCGGGAGGAAAGACGCTGA